AACACAGCTTATGAGAGTTTCAGTGTTGAATGCGATGGGTCGGAGAATGAAGAAGAGGCTTCACGTTTATATAGGCAGTGTAGAGAAGCCTACATCAGTTGTGCAGCACAAATGGGTGAGTTGTCCCAGTCATTCGCTAACCATTCCACTTTGTCGTCAACAATGGCTAGTCCTCACCAAGTCCAACGGAGAGAACCTTTGGAAAATAGGTTTTTGGACCATCGTTTGCGTTTGCCACCCTGCACCACTGAAGTTTTTCACGGTGACTACTTGTCATGGCCTTCGTTTAGAGATATGTTTACAGCCGTATACATTGATTGTAAATCCATTACACCTGTTGAGAAGCTGTTCTATTTGCGTCAAAGTACTCAGGGGGAGGCTTTggaaatagttaaaaaatccCCTTTGACGAATGATGGGTTTGAGAACGCATGGTCCAATCTTAAAAGTCGATATGAGAACAAGAGAATATTGGTCAATAGTCAGTTGAAGATTCTTTTTAATCTTGGATCGGTTAAATCCGAGTCAGCAGGGGAGATAAATCGCCTTCAGCGGGACATCAATAATTGTATTACCGCTTTGAAATTGCATGAAATCGATATACACAGTTGGGAtccaatttttgtatttttgtgctCAACCAAGTTACCAACTAATACTTTATCGCTTTGGGAGCAGACTGTTAGAAATAAGACGGAGATTTCAAAGTGGTCGGATCTGGACGATTTTCTGACAGCTAGATTCCAGTCTTTGGAAACAGTGTATGACCTGACACATTCCCATGAGGTTAAACCGACGGATACAAAGGATTCTCACGAAGCTTCCCGGTCCAGCAGCAAGGTAAAGTCGTACCAGACTAATATGGATAAAAGATTGTGTTTTGTGTGTTCACAAGATCATGTTGTGAAGTCCTGCCCAAGGTTTTTAGAAATGAATCAAGAGCAAAGGTTTATTACTGTGAAAAGGAATAATCTTTGTTTGAATTGCTTCAGCAGTAATCATAAGCTAAATCAGTGTACAAGCAAATTTAGTTGCTCGAAATGCAAATTGAGGCATCACACTCTCTTGCATAAAGAATCTAGACAGCTGGATACTGAAGACATGGTGAATTTGGAGGCTCAGCCTGGTACGAGTCGGTTTGCGGCCCAGAACGCTGCGAGTGATGAATCCAGGGTACAAAATTGTTTCGTATCTACTCGGAAGCAGGTGCTTTTGGGGACGGCCATTGTTCACATTGAGGTTAATGGAACTGTTTTCTCGGCAAGGGCGTTGATTGATTCTGGCTCTCAGGCTACATTTATTTCCGAGAAACTACAACGACGACTTAATCTCCCTGTAAGAAAGGTCAATGCCAGGGTGTCAGGTTTAAATAATGCATTAGCGGGATCAGCGGAGAAACAATGTGAATTTCTTTGAAGTCTCCTCATAATGTGGGTTTTGAGGTGCAAGTTTCTAGTTTAGTTCTGCCACGATTAACGGGACGTCTGCCTGGTCACACTCTTGACATTCCAGATTCCTTTTCGTTGGGCGATCTTCCTTTGGCCGACCCGAAATTCGGTAGGAGTGATCAAGTGGACATATTAATTGGCGGTGATATCTATCCTCAGATCTTGCTGGGTGGTGTTCGGCAAAACGTACTCGGGTCTCTTGTGGCCCAGGAAACTATTTTTGGCTGGATACTTACAGGGCCGATTTCTGACTCAAGTCCTGGGACATTTACTACCTGTGTCTCATTTTGCACTGCGGTCGAGCTAGACAGGCTTTTGGAGAGATTTTGGTTATTAGAGGAACCACCCAAGGTTTTCAAATACAGTCCAGATGATGAATATTGTGAAGACGTCTACAAAAGTACTACTACAAGGTTGCCGGATGGTCGATATGTTGTATCGCTACCTTTTAGACCTCAATTTGCAAATGGGAAGGGTCTTGGTCTTTCCAGGACGAAGGCGTATCGCCAGTTTTTGAGAAATGAGGTGTCATTGTGTAATAAACCGGAATTTAAGTCCACATATGACGGTGTCCTTGATGAATATGTGCTATTAGGCCATATGACGGAGATCCCTAAAATTCAAGaggatttgaattctttttaTCTTCCCCATCATGCAGTAATTAAACCTGAGAGCACTTCCACAAAGGTAAGGGTAGTCTTTAATGCCTCTTGTAAAACTTCCACCGGCTTGAGTTTAAACGACACTTTGTACCCTGGTCCCATTCTGCAAAATGACCTAATGTTGTTGATAATACGATGGCGTTTTTATCGGTTTGTTTTTAATGGGGACATCGAGAAGATGTACCGTCAAATTTGGCTACATAAGGAACATACAAGATTCCAGAGAATAGTTTTTCGCAAGGATCCCAAGGCTGTTTTAAAAGATTTTGAGTTAAAAACTGTAACATTTGGTGTTAATTGTGCACCATTTTTGGCCATTAGAACCCTGTTACAGTTGGCCTCAGATGTTGAGAAGGAGCTGCCTTTGGCAGCTAAGATATTGCGTCATATGATGTATGTGGATGATGCTCTCGCGGGAGCACACGAAGTGACACTGGCTATAGCGGCTAGGGACCAATTGATTCAAGCCTTGTCCTCTGCTGGGTTTTCTATGAGGAAGTGGACCGCGAATGATGAAAAAATTCTGCAGGGATTACCATCTGGCCACCGTCTTAGTGagaattttttggaaatcgAAGACGAGAGTAATGCCAAGACGTTGGGTATAAGGTGGAACGCCAAGGGTGACTTCTTCTATTTTTCAGTCAAGCCAATTCAAATGAAGCTGAATTTTACGAAAAGAGAAGTTTTATCTATAATTGCCAGCTTATTTGATCCTGCTGGTTGGCTTGGTCccgttattgttgttgccaaGATCTTGATGCAGCAGATTTGGGGTGAAGGAATTGGTTGGGATCAGGAATTGACTGAGAGGAGCCACAATATGTGGAATCAGTTTATTTGTGACTATGTGTCATTGAATCACATTAGGATTCCAAGGTGGGTGGGGTTTCACCCTAGCGCTCAAGTAGAACTTCATGGATTTTCGGACGCTTCAGAAAAGGCTTATGGAGCTTGCATTTATGTACGAGTTGTGGATGGTGGATCCGTACAGGCTCATTTATTACTGGCTAAATCGAGGGTAGCCCCTCTGAAGATTGTTTCGCTGCCGAGGTTAGAACTTTGCGGAGCTCTTTTGTTGGCAGATTTAATGGGAGTCGTTAGAACCGATTTGTGTTTAGATGAGAAGAACACTAAATTTTATTGTTGGTCCGACTCTATGATTGTTCTTGCTTGGCTCCAAAAACCACCTAGCTCATGGACGACCTTTGTTGCAAATAGGGTGTCGAAAATTCTTGATAAGGTTGGAAAGGACAACTGGAGACATGTCCGATCAGAGTGTAATCCTGCTGACCTGATTAGCAGGGGTGTTCGCCCTCAAGATCTTATAGATGAGACCCTATGGTGGCAGGGACCGTCTTGGCTACAATCTCCTAATAGCCAGTGGGACAAGAGCAACGTTGACTTTGCTACAGAGGAGGAGGAACGGAAGGTGAAACTCTTCTCAACTTTCATTAAGGATTATGAGGAAATTCTTGACAGGTTCTCATCCTATGCCAGGGCATTGCGTGTAATGGCTTATGTTTTTCGGTTCATTGACTGTTTAAATGGCCGGAGGAATTTTTCGCAGACATCAGTGAGTTCGGAGGAGCTCCAGCTTTCGAAAGAAC
The genomic region above belongs to Stomoxys calcitrans chromosome 5, idStoCalc2.1, whole genome shotgun sequence and contains:
- the LOC131997961 gene encoding uncharacterized protein LOC131997961, yielding MAESKFFIKFRKLVAVFLDFENEYNAMNNDDHTMFTVELRKAELNRLWNRINTAYESFSVECDGSENEEEASRLYRQCREAYISCAAQMGELSQSFANHSTLSSTMASPHQVQRREPLENRFLDHRLRLPPCTTEVFHGDYLSWPSFRDMFTAVYIDCKSITPVEKLFYLRQSTQGEALEIVKKSPLTNDGFENAWSNLKSRYENKRILVNSQLKILFNLGSVKSESAGEINRLQRDINNCITALKLHEIDIHSWDPIFVFLCSTKLPTNTLSLWEQTVRNKTEISKWSDLDDFLTARFQSLETVYDLTHSHEVKPTDTKDSHEASRSSSKVKSYQTNMDKRLCFVCSQDHVVKSCPRFLEMNQEQRFITVKRNNLCLNCFSSNHKLNQCTSKFSCSKCKLRHHTLLHKESRQLDTEDMVNLEAQPGTSRFAAQNAASDESRVQNCFVSTRKQVLLGTAIVHIEVNGTVFSARALIDSGSQATFISEKLQRRLNLPSPHNVGFEVQVSSLVLPRLTGRLPGHTLDIPDSFSLGDLPLADPKFGRSDQVDILIGGDIYPQILLGGVRQNVLGSLVAQETIFGWILTGPISDSSPGTFTTCVSFCTAVELDRLLERFWLLEEPPKVFKYSPDDEYCEDVYKSTTTRLPDGRYVVSLPFRPQFANGKGLGLSRTKAYRQFLRNEVSLCNKPEFKSTYDGVLDEYVLLGHMTEIPKIQEDLNSFYLPHHAVIKPESTSTKVRVVFNASCKTSTGLSLNDTLYPGPILQNDLMLLIIRWRFYRFVFNGDIEKMYRQIWLHKEHTRFQRIVFRKDPKAVLKDFELKTVTFGVNCAPFLAIRTLLQLASDVEKELPLAAKILRHMMYVDDALAGAHEVTLAIAARDQLIQALSSAGFSMRKWTANDEKILQGLPSGHRLSENFLEIEDESNAKTLGIRWNAKGDFFYFSVKPIQMKLNFTKREVLSIIASLFDPAGWLGPVIVVAKILMQQIWGEGIGWDQELTERSHNMWNQFICDYVSLNHIRIPRWVGFHPSAQVELHGFSDASEKAYGACIYVRVVDGGSVQAHLLLAKSRVAPLKIVSLPRLELCGALLLADLMGVVRTDLCLDEKNTKFYCWSDSMIVLAWLQKPPSSWTTFVANRVSKILDKVGKDNWRHVRSECNPADLISRGVRPQDLIDETLWWQGPSWLQSPNSQWDKSNVDFATEEEERKVKLFSTFIKDYEEILDRFSSYARALRVMAYVFRFIDCLNGRRNFSQTSVSSEELQLSKERLVVVAQKVYFTDDYYRLLNNQSISNRSHLLCLNPFIDPKGLMRVGGRLDNATSLSYSEKHPLNLPYNCRISRLLIVFVHQMTLHGGNQLMLRVLRTEFWIPRVKNLIRWAINRCRICSIMAKKTRCQLMASLPVSRTILDRAFTRTGVDFAGPYDIKNYTGRACLITKGYVCLFICFATRAVHLEAVSDLSSTTFLAAFSRFVSRRGCPKEMYSDNGTNFVGASKTLKSEFREFLKVIGPQLTGSYATQGISWHFNPASAPHMGGLWEAGVKSFKHHFRRIAGSLKYTFEEFSTLLARIEACLNSRPLCPISDDVSCLDALTPGHFLIGGPILAPPEPDIRETPESIVNRWQRVKALNQLLCLRWKNEYLKELTRRNKWKNPDDNVKVEDMVVIKEDNIPPNEWRLGRVTKVLPGVDQLVRVVEVKTERGPIVRIMVKAKKYNVDNRAGKKRIVCRVCLKDHPLRFCRKFLDMDYAERMKIISIYQHCAGCLAHDHTWRTCESTGKCRKCGDMHHTLLHKPGPRSSTVMAYHDGARQGPQPSSKTPSKKGPRPSQSSHQHDGPSSSRRATNRGPSSSRGNRHKRPSSSQHAPKDKPSKEVVPFDERRRKPYKGKNEMSTEVIPAYCLRETILLKATAVIKIVCGDRYIHERAVIDPSIESSIVAESLVSRMGQRVVRVGNKTRCLLQIRGNHGMSATVETYAEVRRNHTVVTPKKSIDVRIVDEFPGLQLADEHFYTSAPLFSELSDTARLKGGRDVHVRAVAWFGLLCDFDSNPDFGFEVATMSSGVGYFF